A portion of the Acidobacteriota bacterium genome contains these proteins:
- a CDS encoding VOC family protein, with amino-acid sequence MHAVFKSAWPYQQDKMNLPVENVETAIPFYETVMGFQLVSHSDQPFKSVILGRDEIQIGLAENGGDPTQDGCFFEVDNVEAAFTELKSNGLQKAEADYRMDKHGDTVWKVFFVVAPDGLCYCLGERQK; translated from the coding sequence ATGCACGCAGTATTCAAATCCGCCTGGCCGTATCAACAAGACAAAATGAATCTTCCGGTGGAAAACGTCGAAACCGCCATTCCGTTTTACGAAACCGTCATGGGCTTTCAACTCGTTTCGCACAGCGACCAACCGTTTAAGTCCGTGATTCTGGGAAGAGATGAGATTCAGATCGGCTTGGCGGAAAATGGTGGCGACCCGACGCAGGACGGATGTTTTTTCGAAGTGGACAACGTCGAAGCGGCCTTTACAGAATTGAAGTCAAACGGACTGCAAAAAGCGGAAGCCGATTATCGAATGGACAAGCACGGCGATACGGTCTGGAAAGTCTTTTTTGTTGTTGCGCCCGATGGGCTGTGTTACTGCCTGGGCGAGCGGCAAAAATGA